In the Leptospiraceae bacterium genome, one interval contains:
- a CDS encoding leucine-rich repeat domain-containing protein, whose product MKNRVHSISIINSITFTFGKYLVFLFLICVTHCISLFPYKGTGYVSVLDFEGKKIAEFPKDSKWIGFDESKYFPLSELNKFPNLESLEIRSPKFTDLNDLSMFSKLRYLNLDGTSIIHTDFLKNLPNLGTLVLNNTNVQTISIPVSNNTISKLYLYKTKIQSLKFLKYFTELRHLDLRKTEISDLSEISNCKKLMDLQIGDTKIKNLHFVSTLKDLLYIDIDGLEISKEELEKLRITNPYLKIVKRKYY is encoded by the coding sequence TTGAAAAATAGAGTTCACAGTATTTCTATCATAAATTCGATTACTTTTACTTTTGGTAAGTATTTGGTTTTTTTATTTTTGATTTGCGTAACTCACTGCATATCTTTGTTTCCGTATAAAGGAACAGGGTATGTATCGGTTTTGGATTTTGAAGGAAAAAAAATTGCAGAGTTCCCTAAAGATTCTAAGTGGATCGGATTTGATGAATCAAAATATTTTCCATTGAGCGAATTAAACAAATTCCCTAATTTAGAATCTTTAGAAATCAGGTCTCCAAAGTTTACCGATTTGAACGATCTTTCTATGTTTTCTAAATTACGATATTTAAATTTAGATGGGACTTCTATCATACACACCGACTTTTTAAAAAATTTACCGAATTTGGGAACCCTTGTTTTGAATAATACAAATGTTCAAACTATTTCTATCCCAGTTTCTAATAATACAATTTCTAAATTGTATTTGTATAAAACAAAAATTCAGTCACTAAAATTTTTAAAATATTTTACCGAGCTTCGGCACCTCGATTTGAGAAAAACAGAGATATCCGATTTGTCAGAGATTTCTAATTGTAAGAAATTGATGGATTTACAAATAGGAGATACGAAAATTAAAAATTTACACTTTGTTTCTACTCTGAAAGATTTACTTTATATTGATATAGATGGGTTGGAAATTTCAAAAGAAGAATTAGAAAAATTGAGAATTACCAACCCCTATTTAAAAATAGTAAAAAGAAAATATTATTAG
- a CDS encoding 1-acyl-sn-glycerol-3-phosphate acyltransferase, with amino-acid sequence MIEKPINEKSVAKLSLFYRFVVWLIAFTSRYVFHGIRYYFPDQTKMIQLTHPVVAFANHVDERDVPLLASIHPYLSPKSKYSLPVRRDIMEKNFLIKEFRPKGIAKFIFHIVDVTNVIPKLFKYVGGIPVARPFRDDAKELLRAGKLRDIVNEQWDVLLKGIQKGRKLFLFPEGTLSSDGSIGQIRKGVFFLQERIQNLNLLPFTLTYDFLTDKKPLAHVGFGKMFQLKSGLTEHEVAMELKKALNSYFTLTSGNLFSFAILTEDVRAGIGRHFLFYKMKKLAEELDKKGIIYIAKELLVKSYNELFAEILAKAKQEGFIEFTSEKKYRGTEKLYSMVATDAPNTGKRRLRKVHPYLYHLNQLKGFHDTIVEIWNNIEVYD; translated from the coding sequence GTGATAGAAAAACCGATAAACGAAAAGTCTGTAGCAAAATTAAGTCTCTTTTATAGATTCGTTGTGTGGCTTATAGCATTTACGAGTAGATATGTATTTCACGGAATTCGTTACTACTTTCCAGATCAAACTAAAATGATTCAATTGACTCATCCTGTGGTGGCTTTTGCAAATCATGTAGATGAAAGAGATGTGCCTTTGCTCGCTTCTATTCATCCTTATTTAAGCCCAAAATCAAAATACTCTCTTCCAGTAAGAAGAGATATAATGGAAAAAAATTTCTTGATTAAGGAGTTTCGTCCAAAAGGAATCGCAAAATTTATTTTTCATATAGTGGATGTTACTAATGTCATCCCAAAACTTTTTAAGTATGTTGGTGGAATTCCAGTTGCAAGACCTTTTAGAGACGATGCAAAAGAATTATTGAGGGCGGGAAAACTTAGAGATATTGTGAATGAGCAGTGGGATGTATTATTGAAAGGAATTCAAAAAGGAAGGAAACTATTTCTATTTCCTGAAGGCACTCTTTCTTCAGACGGATCCATTGGACAAATTCGCAAAGGGGTATTTTTTTTACAGGAAAGAATTCAAAATTTGAATTTGTTGCCTTTTACATTGACTTATGATTTTCTGACCGATAAAAAACCTTTAGCTCACGTCGGTTTTGGAAAAATGTTTCAATTGAAGTCTGGACTCACAGAGCACGAAGTTGCTATGGAGTTAAAAAAGGCTTTAAACTCCTATTTTACGCTAACCTCGGGAAATTTATTTTCTTTTGCAATTTTAACTGAGGATGTTCGTGCAGGGATTGGCAGACATTTTTTATTTTATAAAATGAAAAAATTGGCAGAAGAGTTAGATAAAAAAGGAATCATCTATATAGCCAAAGAGCTTTTAGTAAAATCCTATAACGAGCTTTTTGCAGAAATTTTAGCAAAAGCAAAGCAAGAAGGATTCATTGAGTTTACTTCTGAAAAAAAATATCGTGGGACTGAAAAATTATATTCAATGGTGGCGACTGACGCACCGAATACAGGGAAGAGGCGGTTAAGGAAAGTGCACCCGTATTTGTACCATTTGAATCAGTTGAAGGGATTTCACGACACGATTGTAGAAATTTGGAACAATATTGAGGTATATGATTGA
- a CDS encoding DUF3108 domain-containing protein, with product MKIFFTFYLLLQFSLSAEPFQVGELLRYKIVWKFMTVGYSTMGVPGTIPCGKYNCYIFLSTAKGTSFIDKFFPVEDRITSFWIPELKKPVWTEKNLNEGNFHKKYNAAFHLKEKKATWTLEQISGNSNRPKIKRKDAVWKYKHGTTYSLPDDFQDILSAVYYMRGFDTKKDLGQSFEIQLFDDLKLSVLKVKIIKQEELKLVVNGKTKIYNSIATEPYFHTSGVFQSAGNIRLWISTDYRRIPLRIQAKIPYIGSILVELEEDNLQKIEK from the coding sequence ATGAAAATTTTTTTTACCTTCTATTTACTTTTACAGTTTTCTTTGTCGGCAGAGCCGTTCCAAGTCGGAGAATTACTTCGTTACAAAATAGTGTGGAAGTTTATGACGGTTGGCTATTCTACTATGGGAGTTCCCGGAACTATTCCTTGCGGGAAATACAATTGCTATATTTTTTTATCTACTGCAAAAGGTACTTCTTTTATCGATAAATTTTTTCCTGTTGAGGATCGGATCACCAGTTTTTGGATTCCAGAACTTAAAAAACCGGTTTGGACAGAAAAAAATTTGAATGAAGGTAATTTTCACAAAAAATACAATGCGGCTTTTCATTTAAAAGAAAAAAAAGCTACTTGGACATTGGAGCAAATTTCAGGGAATTCGAATCGGCCTAAAATTAAAAGAAAAGATGCTGTCTGGAAATACAAACATGGAACTACATACTCTCTTCCAGATGATTTTCAAGATATTTTGTCGGCGGTATATTATATGAGAGGATTCGACACAAAAAAAGATTTAGGACAATCTTTTGAGATTCAATTATTTGATGACTTGAAATTAAGTGTACTGAAAGTTAAAATTATAAAACAAGAAGAGCTGAAATTAGTGGTCAACGGTAAAACTAAAATTTACAATTCAATTGCGACAGAGCCATATTTTCATACGTCAGGAGTTTTTCAGTCTGCGGGGAATATTCGGCTTTGGATTAGTACTGATTACAGAAGAATCCCGTTAAGAATTCAAGCAAAAATTCCTTACATCGGCAGTATTCTTGTTGAATTGGAAGAGGATAACTTACAGAAAATTGAAAAATAG
- a CDS encoding putative porin translates to MRFFSFLFILLFFQVKIFSQTTLALVAERNNGEHIFETGNKYDNLSGLKGGSRITYPRNFNSLGIQASQVYNRFLLSGKFITTGNFVNSGEARDEDFFLRANSPENGTKIATREWSLHDSAYVFSGTQNFADGKGISTVSEYKIEPNIRYYFGDASPDFWKPSDGFFISTGLRYSYFKYYIYDVIQFVATNPITYKPIGKGLSYANSVLEFPIGLGYKVSKDRLTLEFSFDIVYGVNKFKDFHYWRAMNFNGESGGFGFQYKGEIYYRLSDSILFRFSHTGHRLFQSGYFTTKGGNSFNDILSNYAGKYSYYLNTKEFFYDLSIMKKLSSSK, encoded by the coding sequence ATGCGATTTTTTAGTTTTCTCTTCATCCTACTTTTTTTTCAGGTAAAAATTTTTTCACAAACCACCCTTGCTCTGGTTGCAGAAAGAAATAATGGTGAGCATATTTTTGAAACTGGCAACAAATACGATAATCTTTCAGGTTTAAAAGGAGGCTCACGAATCACTTACCCAAGAAATTTCAACTCTCTTGGAATTCAAGCTTCACAAGTGTACAATCGCTTTCTTTTAAGCGGAAAATTTATAACCACCGGAAATTTTGTCAACTCTGGAGAAGCAAGAGATGAAGACTTTTTTCTACGGGCAAATTCACCGGAAAACGGAACTAAAATAGCAACAAGAGAATGGTCTCTGCACGACTCGGCTTACGTATTTTCGGGAACTCAAAATTTTGCCGATGGAAAAGGGATATCCACAGTTTCTGAATATAAAATCGAACCGAACATTCGTTATTATTTTGGAGATGCGTCACCAGATTTCTGGAAACCTTCCGATGGATTTTTTATTTCCACCGGGTTAAGGTATTCCTACTTCAAATACTATATCTATGACGTAATCCAGTTTGTCGCTACCAACCCAATAACATACAAACCCATAGGAAAGGGACTTTCCTATGCAAATTCTGTTTTAGAATTCCCGATTGGACTTGGATACAAGGTCTCCAAAGATCGCTTAACGCTGGAGTTTTCATTTGACATAGTATATGGTGTTAATAAATTCAAAGACTTCCATTATTGGAGAGCAATGAACTTCAATGGTGAGTCGGGGGGATTCGGATTTCAATACAAAGGTGAAATTTATTATAGGCTCTCAGATAGCATTTTATTCCGATTCAGTCACACTGGACACAGGCTTTTTCAATCAGGGTATTTTACGACAAAAGGAGGAAACTCGTTTAATGATATCTTGTCTAACTATGCCGGAAAGTATTCATATTATCTAAACACAAAAGAATTTTTTTACGATCTATCTATAATGAAAAAACTTTCCTCTTCAAAATAA
- a CDS encoding CinA family nicotinamide mononucleotide deamidase-related protein, which translates to MSKSLLSITVISTGSEFTSGKSIDTNSSWIANELFTLGFQVNKFLVLPDSLEVLKENICNELYQEKNTLVIMTGGLGPTEDDYTLDAICAILKKKPLRNEKAFQRLENFFQKRGKDYQKLIQEVEKQTRIPEGSTHLENSVGIAAGFFISTENNTHLIAMPGVPAEMKPMFCKEVVPILKNNFQSKNLYYDTRWVWGIGESYFQSKFISNYKDLLSNITWGVTAKSGYIQVSFCSEKMENISPVVKAIEKEFEPNVSIDIFQEIHKFLTLHKMSLGTAESCTGGFIAKKITDLAGASEYFLGSIVSYSNKIKMKILGVEEETLKNFGAVSEETAKEMVIGAENKLNCEYSISITGIAGPGGGTETKKVGLCYIAVKKKGRSPIVEKFHFPFTRELFRDYASNMALFCLYKLIQTKNL; encoded by the coding sequence ATGAGTAAATCTCTTTTAAGCATAACTGTAATCTCAACCGGTTCGGAGTTTACTTCCGGAAAAAGTATTGATACAAATTCTTCGTGGATAGCAAATGAATTATTTACACTTGGGTTTCAAGTGAATAAATTTTTAGTATTGCCAGATTCGCTTGAGGTATTGAAAGAGAACATTTGTAATGAGTTATATCAAGAGAAAAATACTCTTGTGATTATGACTGGCGGACTTGGTCCTACAGAAGATGACTATACGTTAGACGCAATTTGTGCAATTTTAAAAAAGAAGCCCCTTCGTAACGAAAAGGCTTTTCAAAGATTAGAAAATTTTTTTCAGAAAAGAGGAAAGGATTACCAGAAGTTAATTCAGGAAGTAGAAAAACAGACAAGAATCCCAGAAGGCTCAACTCATTTAGAAAATTCAGTTGGTATAGCAGCAGGGTTTTTTATTTCTACTGAAAATAATACTCACCTAATTGCGATGCCGGGTGTTCCGGCAGAAATGAAACCAATGTTTTGCAAAGAAGTAGTTCCGATTTTAAAAAATAATTTTCAAAGTAAGAATTTATATTACGATACAAGGTGGGTTTGGGGAATTGGTGAATCGTATTTTCAAAGTAAATTTATTTCTAACTACAAGGACTTGCTCTCCAATATAACGTGGGGAGTTACAGCAAAGTCTGGCTATATTCAAGTAAGTTTTTGTTCCGAGAAAATGGAAAATATTTCTCCTGTTGTCAAAGCAATAGAAAAAGAGTTTGAGCCAAATGTGTCGATAGATATATTTCAGGAAATTCATAAGTTTTTGACATTACACAAAATGAGTCTTGGAACTGCGGAAAGTTGTACCGGGGGGTTTATTGCAAAAAAAATTACAGATCTTGCAGGAGCTTCTGAATATTTTCTTGGCTCTATCGTCTCTTATAGCAATAAAATAAAAATGAAAATTTTGGGTGTTGAGGAAGAGACTCTTAAAAATTTTGGAGCTGTGAGCGAAGAAACCGCAAAAGAAATGGTTATCGGTGCAGAAAATAAGTTGAATTGTGAATATTCTATATCAATCACTGGGATTGCAGGGCCCGGGGGTGGAACAGAAACTAAAAAAGTAGGTTTATGTTATATAGCTGTGAAAAAGAAAGGCAGATCTCCGATTGTTGAGAAGTTTCATTTTCCATTTACCCGTGAACTTTTCAGAGATTACGCATCGAATATGGCTCTTTTTTGCTTGTATAAACTTATTCAAACAAAAAATCTGTAG
- the ptsP gene encoding phosphoenolpyruvate--protein phosphotransferase — MENNSKKIIHKGISASSGKFYGKCLKILSGEHLILQIHISEDEVHHEIEKFENTIYLTKQELESTIQKFSKELKKELVEILSSQILMLEDPIFLQNVKERIQKKLENAPLAVHNTIEEIAERLSSLGDGYLSERAVDIRDIGERIEANLVGKRSDYTFLENLKEEVILVAHVLTPSQIIHLDKNKVKAIATDTGGKTGHMAILAKNYNIPAVVGLIDITEKISEDEYIFIDADEGIIIQNPSLNEIKLFGASSKTDFGDSKFKPKKIAETRDGTRILVKANLESESDCDLALKYGADGIGLYRSESLFLEHPSNNPTEDEQFHAYKKIVEGMKNKPVIIRTFDLGADKFENEKEENPFLGKRGIRYCLQNKNWFKKQLRAILRASVYGELSLMLPMVTSIQEIIETKELLKESKDLLKSANVPYKRVKIGIMVETPAVAISPDVFTKECDFFSIGTNDLLQYTVAVDRNNSVISDLYNPYHISFFRLLVNTIQIAKKQNIPVGICGEIASDTNFTILLIGLGLREFSVSLPLVPKVKKIIQVIEISQAKKLAKEIMKLSEEEKYLEIESYLFNKHLLNNLV; from the coding sequence ATGGAGAACAATTCAAAAAAAATTATCCACAAAGGAATCAGTGCATCCTCCGGAAAATTTTACGGCAAATGCTTAAAAATTCTTTCCGGAGAGCATCTGATTTTACAAATACATATTTCTGAAGACGAAGTACATCACGAAATTGAAAAATTTGAAAATACAATTTACTTAACTAAACAAGAATTAGAATCCACTATTCAAAAATTTTCAAAAGAGTTAAAAAAGGAGCTTGTGGAAATATTATCTTCACAAATATTAATGCTCGAAGACCCCATCTTCCTTCAAAACGTAAAAGAAAGAATTCAGAAAAAGTTAGAAAACGCACCTCTCGCAGTTCACAACACAATCGAAGAAATTGCTGAAAGACTATCATCTTTGGGAGACGGGTATTTAAGCGAAAGAGCAGTTGATATTCGCGATATAGGAGAAAGAATAGAAGCAAATCTTGTCGGGAAAAGAAGCGACTACACTTTCTTGGAAAATTTAAAAGAAGAAGTAATTTTAGTGGCTCATGTTTTAACTCCCTCTCAAATCATTCACTTAGATAAAAATAAAGTAAAAGCAATTGCAACCGATACCGGGGGAAAAACGGGGCACATGGCGATTCTTGCAAAAAATTACAATATTCCCGCAGTGGTTGGGTTGATTGATATTACTGAAAAAATCTCCGAAGATGAATATATTTTTATAGACGCTGACGAAGGAATCATCATTCAAAATCCTTCTTTGAATGAAATTAAACTTTTTGGTGCTTCCTCTAAAACAGATTTTGGCGACTCAAAATTCAAACCAAAAAAAATTGCAGAAACAAGAGATGGGACAAGAATTTTAGTAAAAGCCAACCTCGAATCAGAAAGCGATTGCGATCTAGCACTAAAATATGGAGCAGATGGAATCGGTCTTTATAGAAGCGAGTCTTTATTTTTAGAGCATCCTTCAAACAACCCGACCGAAGACGAGCAATTTCACGCCTATAAGAAAATTGTAGAAGGAATGAAAAATAAACCGGTAATCATTCGCACATTTGATCTTGGTGCAGATAAATTTGAAAACGAAAAAGAAGAAAATCCTTTCTTAGGAAAAAGAGGAATCCGCTACTGTTTGCAAAATAAAAACTGGTTCAAAAAACAATTAAGAGCCATACTCAGAGCCTCTGTGTATGGAGAACTTTCTCTTATGCTTCCGATGGTAACGTCTATCCAAGAAATTATAGAAACGAAAGAGCTTTTAAAAGAATCCAAAGATTTATTGAAAAGTGCGAATGTTCCATACAAGCGAGTAAAAATCGGGATTATGGTAGAGACACCAGCAGTTGCAATATCGCCTGACGTATTCACAAAAGAGTGTGATTTTTTTTCGATTGGAACAAATGATTTATTGCAGTACACTGTAGCAGTCGATCGAAATAATTCTGTAATTTCAGACCTATACAATCCATACCATATATCTTTTTTTCGCCTACTTGTTAATACAATCCAAATAGCAAAAAAACAAAACATTCCTGTTGGAATTTGTGGAGAAATTGCAAGTGATACAAACTTTACAATTTTACTCATCGGACTTGGATTAAGAGAATTTTCTGTTTCTCTGCCACTCGTACCAAAAGTAAAAAAGATCATTCAGGTAATTGAAATCAGTCAAGCAAAAAAACTCGCCAAAGAAATAATGAAACTATCAGAAGAAGAGAAATATTTAGAAATCGAATCTTACCTTTTCAACAAACACCTGCTCAATAATCTCGTATAA
- the thiC gene encoding phosphomethylpyrimidine synthase ThiC — MKSNFSDIPSSLAKDHITDKPILDSSIPNKTIQLSNKEIISLYETSGPQNYDPKKGIPKRRAEWIERRKSRGDKIFSQMHYAKKGIITEEMNFVGLREGIDPEFVRSEIARGRAIIPANINHPELEPMIIGRNFLVKINANIGNSILGSSIEEEVEKMQWALQWGADTIMDLSTGKNIHETREWIIRNSPVPVGTVPIYQALEKVNGKAENLNIDIFLETLIEQAEQGVDYFTIHAGLLLRYIPLTTNRMTGIVSRGGSILAKWCLSHHKENFLYTHFRDICEIMKKYDIAFSLGDGLRPGSIADANDKAQFAELETLGELTKIAWDHDIQTMIEGPGHVPMHLIKENMDKQLEICHEAPFYTLGPLVTDIAPGYDHITSAIGAAMIGWFGTSMLCYVTPKEHLGLPDKEDVKSGVIAYKIAAHAADLAKQHPGAIERDNLLSKARFEFRWEDQFNLSLDPETARNYHDEMLPQDRMKEAHFCSMCGPHFCSMKITQDVRDFAKQNGLAEESVLEKGLEKKAKEFQDSGGNLYVNK; from the coding sequence ATGAAGTCTAATTTTTCCGATATTCCATCCAGTCTTGCGAAAGACCATATCACAGATAAACCAATACTTGACTCTTCAATTCCAAACAAGACAATACAACTTTCCAATAAAGAAATTATTTCCTTGTACGAAACTTCAGGCCCACAAAATTATGACCCAAAAAAGGGAATCCCAAAAAGAAGAGCTGAATGGATCGAAAGGCGAAAGAGTAGGGGAGATAAAATTTTCTCTCAAATGCACTACGCGAAAAAAGGCATTATCACCGAAGAAATGAACTTTGTTGGTTTGCGTGAAGGAATAGACCCTGAATTTGTTCGTTCAGAAATTGCAAGAGGCCGAGCGATTATCCCTGCAAATATCAACCACCCTGAACTTGAACCGATGATTATAGGAAGAAATTTTTTAGTAAAAATCAATGCAAATATTGGAAACTCTATTCTCGGATCAAGTATAGAAGAAGAAGTAGAAAAGATGCAGTGGGCATTACAATGGGGTGCTGATACGATCATGGATCTTTCTACCGGAAAAAACATACACGAGACAAGAGAGTGGATTATCCGAAACTCTCCTGTTCCTGTAGGGACTGTTCCAATCTATCAAGCTTTAGAAAAAGTCAACGGGAAAGCCGAGAATCTCAATATTGATATTTTTTTAGAAACTCTAATCGAGCAAGCAGAGCAAGGCGTTGACTATTTTACTATTCATGCAGGATTACTTTTACGATATATACCGCTCACTACCAACAGGATGACCGGGATTGTTTCGCGTGGCGGATCCATTCTTGCAAAATGGTGTCTTTCTCATCACAAGGAAAATTTTTTATATACTCATTTCCGAGATATTTGTGAAATTATGAAAAAGTACGATATTGCATTTTCTCTTGGAGACGGATTAAGACCGGGGAGTATCGCAGATGCCAACGACAAAGCTCAATTTGCAGAATTAGAAACTTTGGGAGAATTGACTAAAATTGCTTGGGATCATGACATTCAAACTATGATTGAGGGGCCTGGACACGTCCCTATGCATCTAATCAAAGAAAATATGGACAAGCAATTAGAAATTTGTCATGAGGCTCCATTTTATACGTTAGGCCCATTGGTTACTGATATTGCTCCGGGCTATGACCACATAACGTCCGCAATTGGTGCTGCAATGATCGGTTGGTTTGGAACGTCTATGCTTTGTTACGTTACTCCCAAAGAACATCTTGGTTTACCAGATAAAGAAGATGTAAAATCAGGGGTCATTGCTTACAAGATAGCTGCCCATGCTGCAGACCTTGCAAAACAACACCCGGGAGCTATTGAAAGAGATAATTTATTGAGCAAAGCGAGATTTGAATTTCGCTGGGAAGACCAATTCAATCTTTCTCTGGATCCGGAAACTGCTAGAAACTACCACGATGAAATGCTGCCCCAAGACCGAATGAAGGAAGCCCATTTTTGCTCTATGTGTGGTCCTCATTTTTGCTCAATGAAAATTACTCAAGACGTTAGGGACTTCGCGAAACAAAACGGACTTGCAGAAGAGTCTGTGTTAGAAAAAGGATTAGAGAAAAAAGCAAAAGAATTCCAAGATTCAGGTGGAAATCTTTACGTTAATAAATAA
- a CDS encoding aconitate hydratase, translating to MAFDIEMIRKVYSMIPEKVAAAKKLVGRPLTLTQKILYSHLFDSMPKSPFQRGSSYVDFAPDRVAMQDATAQMALLQFMQAGKKKVAVPSTVHCDHLIEAKEGASIDLSVAQKGNKEVYDFLSSISNKYGIGFWKPGAGIIHQIVLENYAFPGGMMIGTDSHTVNAGGLGMIAIGVGGADAVDVMAGLPWELKFPKLIGIHLTGKLNGWASAKDVILKVAGILTVKGGTGSILEYFGEGAKSLSCTGKGTICNMGAEIGATTSTFGYDESMDRYLRSTGRKDVADLANTIQEHLTGDPEVYSNPKDYFDQVIEINLSELEPHLNGPFTPDLATPISKMKEVANKNGWPLKVEVGLVGSCTNSSYEDLSRAMSLAKQVADKNLKTKAEFMINPGSEQIRYTVERDGFLDAFEKIGARVFSNACGPCIGMWARAGAEKKEKNTIVHSYNRNFAKRADGNPNTHAFVASPEIVTALAIAGDITFNPITDTLINEKGEKVQLDPPSGDELPKKGFDVKDPGYQAPAEDGEKIEIVVNPNSDRLQLLDNFKPWEKTDLKGLKLLIKAKGKCTTDHISMAGPWLKYRGHLDNISNNMLIGAVNFFNDKTDNVKNQLTDEYGPVPATQRDYKKKGIGSIVVGDENYGEGSSREHAAMEPRFLGVRAVLVRSFARIHETNLKKQGMLALTFVNKEDYDKIQEDDTIDILGLTNFSSGIPLTLALHHKDGKSEEIKVSHSYNEHQIEWFKAGGALNLIKEQNKK from the coding sequence ATGGCTTTTGATATAGAAATGATTCGCAAGGTATATTCAATGATACCGGAAAAGGTAGCTGCTGCAAAAAAATTAGTAGGTCGCCCTCTGACACTTACACAAAAAATTCTATATTCCCATCTATTCGATAGTATGCCTAAAAGCCCTTTTCAAAGGGGTAGCTCTTATGTTGACTTTGCACCCGACCGAGTCGCCATGCAGGATGCAACCGCACAGATGGCATTATTGCAATTTATGCAAGCCGGTAAAAAGAAAGTTGCAGTTCCTTCCACTGTCCATTGTGACCACTTGATAGAAGCAAAAGAGGGAGCCTCTATAGACCTTAGCGTTGCTCAAAAAGGAAATAAAGAAGTTTATGATTTTCTATCTTCGATTTCCAATAAGTACGGAATCGGATTTTGGAAGCCGGGTGCAGGGATTATACACCAGATTGTTCTCGAAAATTATGCTTTTCCCGGTGGAATGATGATAGGCACAGATTCGCATACTGTAAACGCCGGCGGTCTGGGAATGATTGCAATCGGAGTAGGGGGGGCAGACGCTGTGGACGTTATGGCAGGACTTCCCTGGGAATTAAAATTTCCAAAACTCATCGGAATTCATCTGACTGGAAAACTAAACGGTTGGGCATCCGCTAAAGACGTAATTTTAAAAGTAGCTGGAATTCTTACGGTAAAAGGAGGGACAGGTAGTATTTTAGAATATTTTGGAGAAGGAGCCAAATCTCTTTCTTGCACCGGAAAAGGTACAATTTGCAATATGGGCGCAGAGATTGGAGCCACTACTTCTACTTTCGGTTACGATGAAAGTATGGACAGATATTTACGATCTACCGGCAGAAAAGACGTTGCAGATTTAGCAAACACAATCCAAGAGCACTTAACCGGTGACCCGGAAGTTTATTCTAATCCAAAAGATTATTTTGATCAAGTAATTGAAATCAATCTTTCCGAGTTAGAGCCTCACTTGAATGGCCCGTTTACACCGGATCTTGCGACTCCTATTTCTAAAATGAAAGAAGTCGCCAATAAAAATGGATGGCCTCTGAAAGTTGAAGTAGGTTTAGTCGGCTCTTGCACAAATTCTTCCTATGAAGATCTATCTCGTGCCATGAGTTTAGCAAAACAAGTAGCCGATAAAAACCTAAAAACCAAAGCAGAGTTTATGATAAACCCGGGCTCAGAGCAGATACGTTATACGGTAGAGAGAGACGGTTTTTTAGATGCTTTTGAAAAAATCGGTGCAAGAGTGTTCTCCAATGCATGCGGCCCCTGTATCGGTATGTGGGCGAGAGCTGGAGCAGAAAAAAAAGAAAAGAACACAATAGTGCATTCTTATAATAGAAACTTTGCTAAACGTGCAGACGGAAACCCAAACACACACGCCTTTGTTGCTTCTCCCGAAATTGTTACTGCACTTGCTATTGCAGGAGACATTACTTTCAACCCGATTACAGACACTCTAATCAATGAAAAAGGCGAGAAAGTTCAATTAGATCCTCCGAGTGGAGATGAACTTCCTAAAAAAGGATTTGACGTAAAAGATCCGGGTTATCAAGCACCTGCCGAAGACGGAGAAAAAATCGAAATCGTTGTAAACCCAAATTCAGATCGTTTGCAGCTATTGGACAATTTTAAACCTTGGGAAAAAACTGACTTAAAAGGACTAAAACTTTTAATCAAAGCAAAAGGAAAATGTACTACAGACCATATTTCTATGGCGGGACCTTGGTTAAAATACAGAGGACACTTGGACAATATTTCCAACAACATGCTCATTGGGGCTGTAAACTTTTTTAACGACAAGACAGACAACGTAAAAAATCAACTCACAGATGAGTATGGTCCGGTACCTGCAACCCAAAGAGACTACAAAAAAAAAGGAATCGGCTCAATTGTAGTAGGCGACGAAAATTATGGAGAAGGCTCTTCTCGTGAACACGCTGCTATGGAGCCAAGATTTCTTGGAGTAAGGGCAGTTCTCGTACGCTCTTTTGCGAGAATCCACGAGACAAATCTAAAAAAACAAGGAATGCTTGCTTTGACTTTTGTGAACAAAGAGGACTACGATAAAATTCAAGAAGATGATACTATTGATATTCTTGGACTGACAAATTTTTCCTCCGGTATCCCTTTGACTCTTGCACTTCATCACAAGGATGGGAAAAGTGAAGAAATCAAAGTTAGCCATTCTTACAATGAGCATCAAATAGAATGGTTCAAGGCAGGTGGAGCTTTGAATTTAATTAAAGAGCAAAATAAAAAATGA